The proteins below come from a single Panicum hallii strain FIL2 chromosome 7, PHallii_v3.1, whole genome shotgun sequence genomic window:
- the LOC112900226 gene encoding ubiquinol oxidase 4, chloroplastic/chromoplastic yields the protein MAVASASPLPAALSAKPGPARSPPRPAPGFLPLRARRAGAAPRLGPVATWRRFRAEVIKTQREKQQTEAPVEESFPAREAAPLDGGADDPMVPSDESWVVKLEQSVNIFLTESVIMVLDGVYRDRNYARFFVLETIARVPYFAFISVLHMYETFGWWRRADYIKVHFAESWNEFHHLLIMEELGGNALWIDRFLARFMAFFYYFMTVGMYMLSPRMAYHFSECVERHAYSTYDKFLKLHEEELKRLPAPEAALNYYLNEDLYLFDEFQTARVPCSRRPKIDNLYDVFVNIRDDEAEHCKTMKACQTHGNLRSPHSTQNCLEADTECVIPENDCEGIVDCVKKSLTK from the exons ATGGCGGTAGCCTCCGCCTCGCCCCTCCCGGCGGCGCTGTCCGCCAAGCCCGGCcccgcccgctcgccgccgcggcccgcTCCCGGCTTCCTCCcgctccgcgcccgccgcgccggcgcagCCCCGCGCCTCGGCCCCGTCGCCACGTG GAGGAGGTTTCGCGCGGAGGTGATAAAGACGCAGCGGGAGAAGCAGCAGACGGAGGCGCCCGTCGAGGAGTCCTTCCCCGCGAGGGAGGCCGCGCCGCTGGACGGAGGAGCGGACGACCCGATGGTTCCCTCGGACGAGAGCTGGGTGGTCAAGCTCGAGCAGTCGGTCAACATTTTCCTCACG GAGTCGGTGATCATGGTACTTGATGGTGTTTACCGTGACCGGAACTACGCCAGATTTTTTGTGCTGGAGACGATTGCTAGGGTGCCGTATTTTG CCTTTATATCGGTGCTTCACATGTATGAAACCTTTGGCTGGTGGAGGAGAGCTGATTATATAAAGGTTCACTTTGCTGAAAGCTGGAATGAGTTCCATCACCTCTTAATCATGGAA GAATTGGGTGGCAACGCTTTATGGATTGATCGTTTCCTTGCTCGGTTCATGGCATTTTTTTACTACTTCATGACTGTTGGGATGTACATGCTGAGCCCAAGAATGGCAT ATCATTTTTCTGAATGTGTGGAGAGGCATGCGTATTCAACTTATGACAAGTTTCTTAAGCTCCATGAAG AGGAGTTGAAAAGACTACCAGCTCCAGAGGCAGCTCTAAACTACTACCTGAACGAGGACCTTTATTTATTTG ATGAGTTTCAGACAGCAAGAGTCCCATGTTCTAGAAGGCCTAAAATAG ATAACTTGTATGATGTATTTGTTAATATACGAGATGATGAGGCAGAACACTGCAAGACAATGAAGGCCTGTCAAACGCATGGAAATCTTCGCTCTCCTCACTCAACACAGAACTGCTTAGAAGCTGATACGGAGTGTGTAATACCCGAAAATGATTGTGAAGGTATTGTGGATTGTGTCAAAAAGTCACTTACAAAGTAA